One region of Halomicrobium sp. LC1Hm genomic DNA includes:
- a CDS encoding Cdc6/Cdc18 family protein: MDETGNDADPNTPNRESSEETDDDQPDRDNFGTDLDDVVLDDIDTGEDEATDEASRGLFDDLLSGEPIFENKEVLRPSYTPHKLPHREEQINNIATILVSALRGDTPSNILIYGKTGTGKTASAKFVSEELETTSQKYEVPCTVEYINCEVTDTQYRVLAQLANKFIEQNRTYIGDRIEELETLRERVTSNPDEDSLAETDFATVDEIDAEVERLESDRAEFEEVPMTGWPTDRVYSSFFDAVDYHERVVVIMLDEIDKLVEKSGDDTLYNLSRMNSELERSRVSIMGISNDLKFTDFLDPRVKSSLGEEEIVFPPYDATQLRDILDHRSDVAFKADALTDDVIPLCAAFAAQEHGDARRALDLLRTAGELAERDQTDCVEEDHVRQAQEKIELDRVVEVVRTLPTQSKIVLFAIILLEKNGVHNINTGEVYNIYKRLCEEIDADVLTQRRVTDLISELDMLGIVNAVVVSKGRYGRTKEISLSVPIDETEAVLLSDSRLGDIEDVQPFVQARFDN; the protein is encoded by the coding sequence GGACGAGACAGGAAACGACGCCGACCCGAACACGCCGAATCGAGAGTCCTCCGAGGAGACTGACGACGACCAGCCCGACCGCGACAACTTCGGGACGGATCTCGACGACGTGGTGCTTGACGACATCGACACGGGCGAGGACGAGGCCACCGACGAGGCATCCCGTGGTCTCTTCGACGACCTCCTCAGCGGCGAGCCGATCTTCGAGAACAAGGAAGTGCTCCGTCCCTCGTACACGCCACACAAGCTCCCACACCGGGAGGAACAGATCAACAACATCGCGACGATCCTCGTCTCCGCTCTCCGTGGAGACACGCCCTCGAACATCCTCATCTACGGGAAGACGGGGACCGGAAAGACTGCCAGCGCCAAGTTCGTCAGCGAGGAGTTGGAGACGACCTCACAGAAGTACGAGGTCCCCTGTACGGTCGAGTACATCAACTGCGAGGTGACCGACACGCAGTACCGCGTCCTCGCACAGCTCGCGAACAAGTTCATCGAGCAGAACCGGACGTACATCGGCGATCGCATCGAGGAACTCGAGACGCTCCGCGAACGCGTGACCTCGAACCCGGACGAGGATTCACTCGCTGAGACCGACTTCGCGACCGTCGACGAGATCGACGCCGAAGTCGAACGACTCGAATCCGATCGCGCGGAGTTCGAGGAAGTGCCGATGACCGGGTGGCCGACCGATCGGGTGTACAGCTCGTTTTTCGACGCCGTCGACTACCACGAACGCGTCGTCGTCATCATGCTCGACGAGATCGACAAGCTCGTCGAGAAGTCTGGCGACGACACGCTGTACAACCTCTCCCGGATGAACTCCGAGCTCGAACGCTCGCGGGTGTCGATCATGGGCATCTCGAACGACCTGAAGTTCACCGACTTCCTCGATCCCCGCGTCAAGTCCAGCCTCGGCGAGGAAGAGATCGTCTTCCCGCCCTACGACGCCACGCAGCTCCGGGATATCCTCGATCACCGCTCCGACGTGGCGTTCAAAGCCGACGCACTGACCGACGACGTGATTCCGCTCTGTGCCGCCTTCGCGGCCCAGGAACACGGCGACGCTCGGCGGGCGCTGGACCTGCTCCGGACGGCCGGCGAACTCGCGGAACGGGACCAGACCGACTGCGTCGAGGAAGACCACGTCCGACAGGCCCAGGAGAAGATCGAACTCGACCGGGTCGTCGAGGTGGTGCGGACGCTGCCGACCCAGAGCAAGATCGTCCTCTTCGCGATCATCCTCCTGGAGAAAAACGGCGTCCACAACATCAACACCGGCGAGGTGTACAACATCTACAAACGCCTCTGCGAGGAGATCGACGCCGACGTGTTGACCCAGCGCCGCGTCACAGATCTCATCAGCGAACTCGACATGCTGGGGATCGTCAACGCCGTCGTCGTCTCGAAAGGGCGCTACGGCCGGACCAAAGAGATCAGCCTCTCGGTCCCCATCGACGAGACCGAGGCCGTGTTGCTGTCGGACTCTCGGCTGGGCGACATCGAGGACGTGCAACCGTTCGTCCAGGCCCGGTTCGACAACTGA
- a CDS encoding S26 family signal peptidase has protein sequence MSEPRGPNPPDDDQPSGLVYLFDLVSSAGAVVAVGLLLFAISGVWPPLVAIESGSMEPHIDTGDLVFVMDEDRFAGEGAYADTGVVPANRGADTGYTSFQSDGDVIVFQPDGDGASTPVIHRAMFWVNESENWYDKADPAYINADSCEELRNCPADSAGFVTKGDNNSGYDQVNGLPSCGPGACDPVRKSWVVGTAETRVPLLGNIRLQLQRALA, from the coding sequence ATGAGCGAGCCACGCGGTCCGAACCCGCCCGACGACGACCAACCGAGCGGGCTCGTCTACCTGTTCGATCTCGTTAGCAGTGCCGGCGCAGTCGTCGCGGTCGGCCTGTTGCTGTTCGCGATCAGCGGCGTGTGGCCGCCGCTGGTCGCGATCGAGTCCGGCAGTATGGAACCACACATCGACACCGGCGACCTCGTCTTCGTCATGGACGAAGACCGCTTCGCCGGTGAGGGAGCCTACGCCGACACCGGCGTCGTGCCAGCGAACCGCGGCGCTGACACCGGCTACACGTCGTTCCAGAGCGACGGCGACGTGATCGTCTTCCAGCCCGACGGCGACGGAGCGTCCACACCAGTGATCCACCGAGCGATGTTCTGGGTCAACGAGAGCGAGAACTGGTACGACAAGGCAGATCCCGCCTACATCAACGCCGACAGCTGCGAGGAGCTGCGCAACTGCCCGGCCGACTCGGCCGGCTTCGTGACGAAAGGCGACAACAACAGCGGCTACGACCAGGTCAACGGGCTGCCCAGCTGTGGCCCCGGTGCCTGCGATCCGGTCCGAAAGTCCTGGGTCGTCGGGACCGCCGAGACGAGAGTGCCACTCCTGGGTAACATCCGGCTCCAGCTCCAGCGAGCGCTGGCCTGA
- a CDS encoding DNA-directed DNA polymerase II small subunit, with product MPLETPARLVSELASRGYNAEREAVTLLADAADPDVALDRALETIPDDTLVLSADHVRTALESEHDDDGGRSGNETRPTDETNPPDTDPSVSTGTDPTSSTDSGGSTPVETEGSSTVRSSDPDQRSIEVHNDMTGQSTGTGEYSDFVSVFRDRYEKLSKQLRGRVNHRPTNALERMSGGEEAAIVGMVSDIRSTASGHWLIELEDTNGTFPCLVMKDRAIADLVQELLYDEVIAVDGTLADDGGILFVDSLHFPDIPRTHDPSTADRPVQAALISDVHVGSQEFMADAWHRFADWLHTEEAANVEYLLLAGDMVEGVGVYPDQDEELDVVDIYEQYERFSEYLKEIPGDIEVRMIPGNHDAVRLAEPQPAFDEELRSIMTAHDAQVHSNPSLVTVEGVTVLMYHGVSLDEVIAELPDEKASYDEPHKAMYQLLKKRHVAPQYGGHTRLAPEDRDYLVMEEVPDVFHTGHVHKLGWGKYHNVLAINSGCWQAQTDFQKSVNIDPDAGFAPILNLDTLDMTVRKFV from the coding sequence GTGCCCCTGGAGACGCCGGCCCGACTCGTGAGCGAACTCGCCAGCCGCGGCTACAACGCCGAACGCGAGGCGGTGACGCTGCTCGCCGACGCCGCCGATCCGGACGTGGCGCTCGACCGTGCACTGGAAACGATTCCCGACGACACGCTCGTCCTCTCGGCAGACCACGTGCGAACGGCCCTGGAGAGCGAGCACGACGACGACGGTGGCCGATCTGGGAACGAGACGCGTCCGACCGACGAGACGAACCCGCCAGATACGGACCCCTCTGTTTCGACTGGAACGGACCCCACCTCGTCGACCGATTCCGGCGGGTCGACTCCAGTCGAAACGGAGGGGTCTTCGACGGTCCGCTCGTCCGATCCCGACCAGCGATCGATCGAGGTCCACAACGACATGACCGGTCAGTCGACCGGGACCGGCGAGTACTCGGATTTCGTCTCCGTCTTCCGGGACCGCTACGAGAAGCTCTCGAAGCAACTGCGCGGGCGCGTGAACCACCGTCCCACGAACGCGCTCGAACGGATGAGCGGCGGCGAGGAGGCGGCCATCGTCGGGATGGTCTCGGACATCCGCTCGACGGCCAGCGGTCACTGGCTGATCGAACTCGAAGACACCAACGGCACGTTCCCGTGTCTGGTGATGAAAGACCGCGCTATCGCCGACCTCGTGCAGGAACTGCTGTACGACGAGGTGATCGCCGTCGACGGGACGCTGGCCGACGACGGTGGAATCCTCTTCGTCGACTCGCTGCACTTCCCCGACATCCCACGGACTCACGATCCCTCGACGGCCGACCGGCCGGTTCAGGCGGCGCTGATCTCGGACGTCCACGTCGGCAGCCAGGAGTTCATGGCCGACGCCTGGCACCGCTTTGCCGACTGGCTCCACACCGAAGAAGCCGCCAACGTCGAGTACCTGCTGCTGGCCGGCGACATGGTCGAGGGCGTCGGCGTCTACCCCGACCAGGACGAGGAACTCGACGTGGTCGACATCTACGAGCAGTACGAACGCTTCAGCGAGTACCTCAAGGAGATCCCCGGCGACATCGAGGTCCGGATGATCCCCGGCAACCACGACGCCGTCCGCCTCGCCGAGCCCCAGCCGGCTTTCGACGAGGAACTGCGATCGATCATGACGGCCCACGACGCGCAGGTCCACTCGAACCCCTCGCTCGTCACGGTCGAGGGCGTCACGGTCCTGATGTACCACGGCGTCTCGCTGGACGAAGTGATTGCGGAGTTGCCCGACGAGAAGGCCAGCTACGACGAACCCCACAAGGCGATGTACCAGCTCCTGAAGAAGCGCCACGTCGCCCCTCAGTACGGCGGCCACACCCGCCTCGCACCGGAAGACCGGGACTACCTCGTGATGGAGGAGGTCCCCGACGTGTTCCACACCGGCCACGTCCACAAGCTCGGGTGGGGGAAGTACCACAACGTGCTGGCGATCAACTCCGGGTGCTGGCAGGCCCAGACGGACTTCCAGAAGAGCGTCAACATCGACCCAGACGCCGGGTTCGCGCCGATTCTGAACCTGGACACGCTCGATATGACGGTGCGGAAGTTCGTCTAA
- a CDS encoding ABC transporter permease subunit, which produces MNLSRVRAVAAQDFLDVRRARLVQGVASMYVLFVTAVFAGLTLTSDPSVPTGIEIARAIAILFVPLVALIAGYLAVAGERESGTIRFLLGYPVTRSEVVVGKILSRMGIVLLSILVGFVLATVAVLVEYPEPNLGMLWGFAALTCLFALSYVGVAIGISAATATRSRAMTAVISVYFVFTVMWNAVPPLVQFVANYLFDVTLDGTLWMLFSSLAPPRAFGLSLSALPGDAVQAPPVLGWETGVILLVLWAVGPILLGYWWFSRSDVE; this is translated from the coding sequence ATGAACCTCTCGCGCGTGCGTGCAGTCGCCGCACAGGACTTTCTCGACGTTCGCCGAGCCCGGCTCGTACAGGGCGTCGCGTCGATGTACGTGCTGTTCGTGACCGCTGTGTTCGCGGGGCTCACACTCACGTCAGATCCCAGTGTCCCCACCGGAATCGAGATAGCGCGGGCGATCGCAATCCTGTTTGTGCCACTGGTTGCCCTGATCGCGGGCTACCTCGCCGTCGCCGGTGAGCGAGAATCCGGCACGATCCGCTTCCTGCTTGGGTATCCCGTCACCCGGAGTGAGGTCGTCGTCGGGAAGATTCTCTCGCGAATGGGGATCGTCCTCCTCTCGATACTTGTCGGGTTCGTCCTCGCAACTGTCGCGGTGCTTGTCGAGTATCCGGAGCCGAACCTCGGGATGCTGTGGGGCTTTGCCGCACTGACTTGCCTGTTCGCGCTGTCCTACGTCGGTGTCGCCATCGGTATCTCGGCGGCCACCGCTACGCGGTCACGGGCGATGACCGCCGTCATCTCGGTGTATTTCGTCTTCACCGTTATGTGGAACGCAGTTCCGCCGCTCGTCCAGTTCGTCGCCAACTACCTCTTTGACGTGACGCTCGACGGGACACTGTGGATGCTGTTTTCCAGTCTCGCACCACCCCGGGCGTTCGGCCTCTCACTGTCGGCACTACCGGGTGACGCCGTCCAGGCCCCGCCAGTACTCGGCTGGGAGACGGGTGTCATTTTGCTGGTGCTGTGGGCCGTTGGCCCTATTCTGCTCGGCTACTGGTGGTTCTCCCGGAGCGACGTAGAATAG
- a CDS encoding ABC transporter ATP-binding protein, with product MPAIEVSALTKRFGEVRAVEDLSFTVEEGEVFGFLGPNGAGKSTAINVLLGYMSPTSGGAKVLGHDVVEESRAIRERTGVLPENVSVYDRLTGREHVESAIRMKGVDDDPQALLERVGIADAADRRAGGYSTGMAQRLALATALVGEPDLLVLDEPQSGLDPTGMQDVREIVREEVRNDTTVFFSSHILPEVEAVSDRVGMMRRGEMAAVDTVGSLRDRLSAGTVLTATMADPLPDTRTIDAIDGVRAVSTDGATVTVTCRTDRSKVDVISALERVGRITDFTIEETSLEELFNIVTGEQTEETADATDEAVQPATADGGVAR from the coding sequence ATGCCCGCAATCGAGGTCTCCGCATTGACGAAACGCTTCGGTGAGGTTCGAGCCGTCGAGGACCTCTCCTTCACTGTCGAAGAAGGAGAGGTCTTTGGCTTTCTCGGCCCGAACGGTGCCGGCAAGTCGACGGCGATCAACGTCCTCCTTGGCTACATGTCCCCGACGAGTGGGGGAGCGAAAGTCCTCGGCCACGACGTGGTCGAGGAATCTCGCGCTATCCGAGAACGGACCGGCGTGCTTCCGGAGAACGTTTCCGTCTACGACCGTCTGACTGGTCGCGAGCACGTCGAATCCGCTATACGCATGAAAGGCGTCGACGACGACCCACAGGCGCTGCTAGAGCGGGTCGGAATCGCCGACGCCGCCGACCGACGGGCTGGAGGGTACTCCACGGGGATGGCCCAGCGACTGGCGCTGGCGACCGCCCTCGTCGGGGAGCCTGACCTCCTGGTACTCGACGAGCCACAGAGCGGGCTCGACCCGACCGGAATGCAAGACGTGCGCGAGATCGTCCGCGAGGAAGTCCGGAACGACACGACGGTGTTTTTCTCCTCACACATCCTCCCGGAAGTCGAGGCCGTCTCCGACCGCGTCGGGATGATGCGGCGCGGAGAGATGGCCGCCGTCGACACCGTCGGCAGCCTTCGCGACCGACTGAGTGCCGGAACGGTGCTGACGGCGACGATGGCCGATCCACTTCCCGATACACGAACGATTGACGCCATCGACGGCGTCAGAGCCGTCTCGACCGACGGGGCCACTGTCACAGTCACCTGCCGGACGGACCGCTCGAAAGTCGATGTCATCAGCGCCCTCGAACGCGTGGGACGGATTACCGACTTCACGATCGAGGAGACGTCACTCGAAGAGCTGTTCAATATCGTCACCGGTGAGCAGACGGAGGAAACTGCGGATGCGACCGACGAGGCAGTCCAACCCGCCACAGCTGACGGGGGTGTGGCTCGATGA
- a CDS encoding O-acetylhomoserine aminocarboxypropyltransferase/cysteine synthase family protein translates to MSDDDRGFETDALHVGQETPESHANARAPPIYQTTSYVFDDAEDAAAQFALEKPGHIYSRLMNPTTGMLQERIAALEGGVGAVATSSGMAALNLATFLLADAGDNIVTASSLYGGTYTYFTHTAPRNGVEARFVDTLDYEAYEEAIDEDTAYVHCETIGNPALVTPDFERLAEIAHDNGVPLFVDNTFATPYLSNPIEHGADIVWNSTTKWIHGHGTTVGGVLVDGGSFPWSEHAQKYPEVAQDNPAYHGINFDETFGPAGLTYAAIARGLRDMGNQQSPFDAWNTIQGLETLPVRMERHCENAMAVAEHLQDHPEVSWVTYPGLDDHETHDNASEYLDGGYGGMITFGLEGGYDAARGTVESTEIASLLANVGDAKTLIIHPASTTHQQLTDEEKQAAGVTNDLVRLSVGLESAEDIIADLDQAIERAAE, encoded by the coding sequence ATGAGCGACGACGACCGCGGCTTCGAGACCGACGCACTGCACGTGGGACAGGAGACGCCAGAATCTCACGCGAACGCTCGCGCACCCCCGATCTACCAGACGACCAGCTACGTCTTCGACGACGCCGAGGACGCGGCGGCCCAGTTCGCCCTCGAAAAGCCCGGTCACATCTACTCGCGGCTGATGAACCCGACCACGGGCATGTTGCAGGAACGCATCGCTGCACTCGAAGGCGGGGTCGGTGCGGTCGCGACCTCCTCGGGGATGGCGGCGCTGAACCTCGCGACGTTCCTGCTTGCCGACGCCGGTGACAACATCGTCACGGCGTCCTCGCTGTACGGCGGGACGTACACCTACTTCACTCACACCGCACCGCGCAACGGCGTCGAGGCCCGTTTCGTCGACACGCTGGACTACGAGGCCTACGAGGAGGCCATCGACGAGGACACGGCCTACGTCCATTGCGAGACCATCGGCAACCCCGCGCTCGTGACTCCGGACTTCGAGCGACTGGCCGAGATCGCCCACGACAACGGCGTCCCGCTGTTCGTCGACAACACCTTCGCGACGCCGTACCTCTCGAACCCGATCGAACACGGGGCCGACATCGTCTGGAACTCCACGACGAAGTGGATCCACGGCCACGGCACCACCGTCGGCGGCGTCCTCGTCGACGGCGGGAGCTTCCCGTGGAGCGAGCACGCCCAGAAGTATCCCGAGGTCGCACAGGACAACCCCGCCTACCACGGGATCAACTTCGACGAGACGTTCGGCCCGGCGGGGCTCACCTACGCCGCCATCGCTCGCGGGCTCCGGGACATGGGTAACCAGCAGTCTCCCTTCGACGCCTGGAACACCATCCAGGGCCTCGAAACCCTCCCGGTTCGGATGGAACGCCACTGCGAGAACGCGATGGCCGTCGCCGAACACCTCCAGGACCACCCGGAAGTCTCGTGGGTCACCTACCCCGGACTCGACGATCACGAGACCCACGACAACGCCAGCGAGTACCTCGATGGCGGCTACGGCGGCATGATCACCTTCGGGCTGGAAGGTGGCTACGACGCCGCCCGCGGCACGGTCGAGTCGACGGAGATCGCCTCGCTGCTGGCCAACGTCGGTGACGCGAAGACGCTGATCATCCACCCCGCGTCGACGACCCACCAGCAACTCACCGACGAGGAAAAGCAGGCCGCGGGCGTCACCAACGACCTCGTTCGCCTCTCCGTCGGCCTCGAATCCGCTGAGGACATCATTGCGGACCTCGATCAGGCCATCGAGCGAGCGGCGGAGTAG
- a CDS encoding helix-turn-helix domain-containing protein, translated as MSIADLTDLQREILVTAYRNPRASQSEIAKRCDCSASYVSNVLNRYDEFDALQADVAEFETSLSQPSFSGDPVWMDGPSAGSESGIDLENTPVDPRDIDSMEELLNYVIALIILVVLVYAGYRVVLTLL; from the coding sequence ATGTCTATCGCAGATCTCACTGATTTACAGCGAGAGATTCTCGTAACGGCATATCGGAATCCGCGTGCGTCCCAGAGTGAGATCGCGAAGCGATGCGATTGTTCGGCATCGTACGTCTCGAATGTACTGAACAGATACGACGAGTTCGATGCTCTTCAGGCAGACGTGGCGGAGTTCGAAACATCGCTTTCACAGCCATCTTTCTCCGGTGACCCTGTCTGGATGGATGGTCCCTCTGCTGGTTCTGAATCCGGGATCGATCTTGAAAACACGCCTGTCGACCCACGTGATATTGATTCCATGGAGGAACTGCTGAATTACGTGATTGCGTTAATTATCCTCGTAGTACTGGTGTATGCCGGCTATCGTGTGGTACTGACGTTGCTGTAG
- the serB gene encoding phosphoserine phosphatase SerB: protein MLVAFDFDGTLSDSEMTVLLGNQNDTAEDMAEITERAMNDEIEYAESLYQRCALLEGLSERQADDAFGQVQLRPGAADVIEALREAGVYVCILTGGFERGVEAALEAEGVEVDAIVANRLPIVDGELTGAVEGPLIEGTKDDALDIVTTIVGEDRADTIAVGDGANDLPMLEVAGLAVGFDPKPAVAPSCDTIVETMDELADLLEGEDVL from the coding sequence ATGCTAGTCGCCTTCGACTTCGACGGCACGCTCTCCGATTCGGAGATGACGGTCCTGCTTGGCAACCAGAACGACACGGCCGAGGACATGGCCGAGATCACCGAGCGGGCGATGAACGACGAGATCGAGTACGCCGAGAGCCTCTACCAGCGGTGTGCGCTGCTGGAGGGGCTCAGCGAGCGACAGGCCGACGACGCCTTCGGGCAGGTGCAACTCCGTCCGGGCGCGGCCGACGTGATCGAGGCCCTGCGGGAGGCCGGCGTCTACGTCTGCATCCTCACGGGCGGGTTCGAGCGCGGCGTCGAAGCTGCACTCGAAGCCGAGGGGGTCGAGGTCGACGCCATCGTCGCCAACCGCCTGCCGATCGTCGACGGCGAACTCACCGGCGCGGTCGAAGGGCCGCTCATCGAGGGGACCAAAGACGACGCCCTAGACATCGTGACGACCATCGTCGGCGAAGACCGCGCGGACACCATCGCCGTCGGCGACGGAGCAAACGACCTCCCGATGCTGGAAGTCGCCGGCCTCGCCGTCGGCTTCGACCCGAAGCCGGCCGTCGCGCCGTCCTGCGATACGATCGTCGAGACGATGGACGAACTGGCCGATCTACTGGAAGGCGAGGACGTGCTGTAA
- a CDS encoding PIN domain-containing protein has protein sequence MLVLDNNLLSDYLDGKQAARSFLQEFEAEPWAVSGIGLYEAYMGSVHGYIDGDVATIRDAVTASMDVLPVTNQTAMEAADLQEQLLDRGVPADHPDTLIAASAREHGGRFATAENHFWKDSVRDVIDVVEYDPY, from the coding sequence ATGCTCGTCCTCGACAACAACCTCCTGAGTGACTACCTCGACGGGAAACAGGCGGCGCGGAGCTTTCTCCAGGAGTTCGAGGCGGAACCCTGGGCAGTGTCGGGGATCGGCCTGTACGAGGCGTATATGGGTAGCGTCCACGGCTACATCGACGGCGACGTGGCGACGATTCGGGACGCGGTCACGGCGTCGATGGACGTCCTCCCAGTGACCAATCAGACCGCCATGGAAGCCGCGGATCTGCAGGAGCAACTGCTGGATCGCGGCGTTCCCGCGGACCATCCCGACACCCTCATCGCGGCGTCCGCTCGCGAGCACGGTGGTCGGTTCGCCACAGCCGAGAACCACTTCTGGAAGGACTCCGTCCGTGACGTGATCGACGTTGTCGAATACGATCCATACTGA
- a CDS encoding antitoxin VapB family protein yields MGGTTIRLSEEAKERLALLKREDESFEDVIMRLTEDDKWAGFGALSDSPSDTRDSMKRLRSQMRDGIDDDIGEDS; encoded by the coding sequence ATGGGCGGGACGACAATTCGTCTCTCCGAGGAGGCCAAAGAACGGCTCGCACTCCTGAAACGAGAGGACGAGAGCTTCGAGGACGTGATCATGCGACTGACGGAAGACGACAAGTGGGCCGGGTTCGGGGCGCTGTCTGATTCACCCTCCGACACGAGAGACAGCATGAAGCGCCTCCGCTCACAGATGCGAGACGGCATCGACGACGATATCGGCGAGGATTCGTGA